The sequence aacaaacctgtgtgattggctgttcagacggacagagaagcacacgggtgggggctgttaggGGGAACAGAGAACTCTGGCCTCtgtgcattctcacacacacacacgctgtattttaaaaggagaggagatgagaagaattGTCAAATTGCACATATTAGTGTGATTTTATATAAATGGGCAGTGATTAAGAGTCATGGTGATACTTATGTATCAACTGGGGGAATGGTTAGCATAGTACATGAGCACTATACAACATATGGATTAAAAACctattaaaaaatgttttgtctgaaatgtgagatatgtattcggcataactcaattaaatttcacagtagcaaaagcactgtgcaaaacaataagaccaacttttggtgtgtcACAAATTATACTACAAACTAGGAAATGTAAAGAACCAAATACTGTTTGAGTTTtttgtgtctccacagatacaaggccaggtgaaggtgaaggtgactgggtgttcatcaaaatcatcaaatgaaagagctggtctgacgacaggtgAGAGGGACGATATCAAGTGTTACTTGCCACCCCAACCGCCGTCAAGATCgctgaacgctccacctggattcacctgtcacactgtcacactgtaaacttcgttcatttttttaggatgcaccactagcgttgagtagggTTTCGTGCCTCCCTGAGGGGGTTGAGAAATATAGCTCTTTTCCATCTTAACGTCACCTAACCTCCCGGGAGCGCCCTGGGGGTTAGAGATTctgctcaacatagtagaggtgtatctgtgttttttgtttttcgtgtttatttgtgtttattgtttttctgtatacattatataactcTGTTATAACAATGTTTAAACTGTAACTATTAATGATTACTTCAGGGGTAATGTTGGGTCTATGGTCCTCTACAAGTGTAATcgagagaatccataagaggtggatttcatatggggaacatgagaccatggggaacgttactcatctgtattttattaattcatggtatagatatgcatctttgcaagcgaacagacttgataggaccaattgctatgtatgtaccttaatgccaacatcctactttcaccctagacttaaatcaaggctactctcattccaagcaacgatgtgtgttggagagaagtgtgccccagacaactggggctacagtaagccatcTTATGATGCAAACgatacccaggtgcaggatctgagtaacaatacccacccactagcagaactaaaaaacatgccacaacctagctgtcaccttaagtggcagtccattccatattcctaatgtgtttttctattagtggaacaacgagagtaggctctctgagacggaaacagtgtaatgaaattgtcatcgatactgctatactgtcatcaaacactgcttcctcagccaacgtcgtaccctgtccatGGGAACATTtccttatgttgaggttggaatgcagggcattgccactctgacaagggtacccctaaggtgagagaggtattgtgggtgtgtggtagtatatggtacagtcatcttcttccacactggggtggcgtatgcgcccccgcccaggtcatggaccatttttgtgttgttagtgctaTCTCGAGGCAGAGTTatctcgtaagaagagatttgctgttgagaagcatgacagcgtgtgggggacTGACGTGCTGGTGActaaaagatttggaccaccagctccaaggttattttgtttctgttttaggCCCTATGAgtaagaaaagtcatgttaagaatggaaacCCTTAACTGCAGGTTAGGATTTTGTTAATGACAACTTAGTCAGCCTGGACGGCCTTAATGATGAGGTCTCGCAGATTCGGCTGATGGTGCTGCAAAATAGATTAGTGTTAGATTTACTCACTGCTGCTAGTGGGGGAGTTTTGTGTTAAGGTGACTGATATCTGCTGtgtatttggatattggattatattcatagtgtttctgtgactgaagccttacagcaaatgaaggttgttatgtgatgctttattacaagacaaagtggttaatgttccgtggtgaaatctggttgcttggtttacatctggtacatggtggtaGATGGTGTTGAAAAGTCTGCtctctattgtagcaatttgtatactttttgtattttatgatgtgtatttctacatgtgtcAAAGTTCTCAAgtctagtcttgtatgtacttctgtCTCACTGTGAACTGTTGTTtggaaccatcaagatgatgatgctttagtttaatgatgtttagactagtattgttttcatgataaacaggagggaaatgtgaaagaaatatgctatataattattatcatgatgtgtttgtagtttgatattagtctcagaggttcctttgttctgatgagaggaattctatctgtgagaacagagatgttaaactcagacctgtcatttgatgtttagggtaggactgaattaggagaccatgtgtttatgtgaactcattctggactgttgtgttaaagtctgggtttgggggtcttaggtaaacattcttatctcttggaaccagaggacgggatggtacaagatgggagtgttttcctgtatgaactgtgaacatcTTCTGTGAATATAAAGTGTGTTACATTTTACCAGAGGagtcagtgatgggttgaacagcgttctgaaagcaCTGCATTCCTTTTGAaggagtgtaggttgaagaagcggtctgacgccattcactcctctttgccagagtaaaagtcaattatttattatattcttggttgtgtgagtcttaattctgaggtaaATACAGTCCtgaaaagggtgaaataaatccctaacaaACATGTAAAGGTTTGACACCAAATATAGAGGACCGAATgaatcagcattagggctacagcagacttctagtggtataaCAGTACtctggtagactgtatcttctgttaatgtatgtattttactgcattggaaatactgcagtaaatacgtagcatattcatgcctttgtATTGAGCTGTAGTAaacctatatagtgcagtaacacgtgcaattttagcatatggctgtaatgaaacatattgcagcattttagaattatttgttaaatattACAATATTTGATCCAAAGAAGTGGTTGTCTGGGtgtgttcttttctcttttttgcaatgcaacactacagtaatctatgccaaactggaggatacagcaacatgttatatatgcaattggcaatgcttcaagttgttagagttttttaggtcattgttcTTTGAGTGACAAAGTAGTCttcctgagagagaacatttgctaaagttacggcagcatgagtcacttttgggtgaagtatgaagtgttttggtggttgtagtgcctgttgcaccaaaggttaactgatatgctgaagtgtgtgtctgtaaagtccactgtgtgaagtgttttggaaaaagtgttcatggtattgTTACAAGAGTGAAaaagattggaaaaaactgtaagaagAAATTTTGTTACTAaatttcaaaacaaatgtttcaCTTCAACGTCATCACACTTAGCCACCCCCACTGGTCACTGACTGGTCCATCCTTCAGAGTAGCATCTTGCGAATAGGTTTTCCTGACTATAATCTCAGTGAAAATTGAGCTCAGAGCAATAGTGGTTGAAGCCAGGCTAAAACAGGGCAGCTCAAAAGCTCCAAACATTGGCGTCACCCAATGCAACTATATCTGTATGCAGCactattacattacattacattacacactaTTACAGGACAAGGTGTTAAAATTAAACACAGTTTATAGGTACTATTTTGATCTTGGGGGTTACGCTACAATTCAGCCAGCTAGGACCTGCATGTAACTTACCCTAAGGTGTATGAAGGTAACGTGaacatgagaaatgagaaatgttGAAAAACGATGAGTCTCGGATAAAACCAAAAAAGTGATGGTTCTAAACCATACATAACGTAAACAAACTAGCCATGATCCTATTGCTTAAAGGAGCAATATGTAGTGCTGACACCAAGTGTTTAAAATCAGTACTGCAttccaaattcaaaatattggagAGTGTTGTCTGCCCATGCCCCCTCTTCCCCAGGCTCGAAGCTAACACaggttgccaggttgaggacactaACCTTCACAAACCAGCTCAAGATAAGCTCAACAAAAAACAACGGCGAGTCCTACACTATAAGTGTATCTCAATCATCTGCAGCCAGACTGTCTTGAACAGCACAGGCATAGAACATGTATGGTAGGAGTTCAGCACACTATGGACACCAGAGTTACTAATACATACCTGAATCACTTGAGGCTGATCATCTGCTGTTCGACACACTGTAGTACTGATATGAAGGAAGAGCTTTTTCTTCAACACGGTGGGTTCTGaataacagaaataaatatttcaaaacaGTGGAAAACACACCTTATTTTCCCTGATGACCTTAAGGAGGACAAAACATTGCTAGCACCCTAACATGTTCCAGAGACGTGGAAAACAAAAAATCGACCTCATTCTGGAAtgcagttaagaaaaagttaagaagaaatgtcttcttaactccacttacgaagttccagggacaattctggcattcatgaaagttctctcatctgggattcgttctttaTTTAGAACAGAATTTAGGAaagctaaatagcagtcgtaaattggccagattggagtgcgcccatgttcttaagggcagAATTTGTGAGAATTCGTTGGTGAGTGCgctcacatcaattctacagacatcctcggatttaaataattataacaataataagaatgataagaataataataaataagagaatatttgtatcattaacaattacgtttcacatttatagtcatgattctactaggcatcgtgatgtcctaaaataaataaaagcactacacgaacattGCAAATGgcagttaataaataaataagcactaaatcCAATCGTGTGggtatagccatagtggaatagaatggacacatctacattctgcaacagtacctccacctctgcaccggtgcaGTTAGGTCTGTGTTTACTGGACCGTGTGCTGTTATGTGCAGATTAAGTGAACTgcattacccagaatgcactagGAATACGGGCTGCAGACGTGATGGTTACATGTTGAAAGTCGCTCCAGTAAAGTTCGAGCAAAACCCACGCTGACCGTGTGAgagtagtattttaaaatgcactACACTGCAAAACAGACCGGTGTTCGcattccgctttgacatgactttgATCAGTCTCAAGTTGCTTTCGAGTTGCCTGTATATTCTGTGTATTCTACACACGTCCCTatagttgcatgcccttataaggagctagcggggcgtttatgtatgcaaattcaggtgtacgAGAACGTGCATTCAATTTATTTAAGAAGAcatttaagaaaatgttcgagaatgagatCCATTGAACCTATATGTATCAATAAATCTGTTCGCGTGCACCAGTCAATAGGTGCAGTGATGTTTGGGCATAAACTGATTTCAAGTGTTTGAGTCTGTGACTGATTGAGAAGTATTCATTTTAGATTTAGACTAGACTGTTAGCCTTACCTCTGAATAGTGTCTTCCTCACCCTACACTTCTGGAGAGGCTGTATGGAGGGGTAGCAGGCTGTCAGCAGAATCGACTCCCCTGATCTGATCTGTGGAACCAAGGCAGCTGCAGCACTCAGCAacccctccctgtcctctcGATTCAAAACAGCACTGCTCTCTTGGGAGCCCCAACCGGAGGTGGAGAGCTGCACCAACACCTGAGATAGATGACAAGGATAAGGAGAAATGCTGGAATACAAATTAAATGCACAATATCTCTGTGAAACAATGTGTGGGCTTTGGTATCTGGCATCATGACAGTGTGGGTTTATATGTTTCTGAAAGTAAACATATGGCCCTGTTTTAAGGAACTTACTTTGTCAGAACATTGTACCTCTGGCTGTTTCAGAAAGGCATTTATGACCTTCTCCATAGTTTCCTGCAGATCCTCTTTTTCCTGTATAGAATGGAACATGAGGGAAGGGTGTGGGGAGACTAACCCCACCGAAGGGCGATAGGCAAGGGCCAGcatgggagggagaggaacccccttcccccccaggaGCTGGTAGTTCAGTAGAACATCCTCAGTGAGGGTGTTGAGTTGGGGAGAACCACAGGTCGGGCAGTCCAGCCCTTCCCCCATAGAGGAGCCCACTGAGCCATCCTCTAGGAGGTAGGTGACACGACAAGGAGAACTGAAGGTGTCCAGGTAAGTGTAGCCACCAGCCTCAAAGGTGACAGCCTTCAGGATAAACAGGGAGAACAGGCCTGGTAGGGTTTTGGAGGGGAGCCTGCTCACCCAGGAGGGGCACAGGCAGAGCATCATTCGACCTGAGAACAAAACCCACTGAAGGTTACAGAATAGAGACGATAAAAATGTACCTCAGCCCATCTAATAGAATCTGCTAGGAAGTTCATGAAATAGGAAATGAGCCATTCACCCTTATGTGGTTAATGTTTCTATACAGGTGTGCAAAGGTAGATTGTCAGTTACCTGGACATCGCTTGCCACCAGCCAGTAGAAGGGGGAGGTATTTATCAGGAG is a genomic window of Clupea harengus chromosome 1, Ch_v2.0.2, whole genome shotgun sequence containing:
- the LOC122133226 gene encoding carnosine synthase 1-like; translated protein: MASPDKYLPLLLAGGKRCPGRMMLCLCPSWVSRLPSKTLPGLFSLFILKAVTFEAGGYTYLDTFSSPCRVTYLLEDGSVGSSMGEGLDCPTCGSPQLNTLTEDVLLNYQLLGGKGVPLPPMLALAYRPSVGLVSPHPSLMFHSIQEKEDLQETMEKVINAFLKQPEVQCSDKVSSLKQGHMFTFRNI